The Streptomyces sp. NBC_00224 genome contains the following window.
CCCGTCCAGCGAGCTCCGCGAGATCCCGCCGAGCGGACTCCACGGCAGGAACGCGATCCCCAGCTCGGCGGTGAGTCGCAGCTCGGGCTCGGCGTCGCGGACGGCGGGGGAGTAGCGGTTCTGCACCGCCACCAGCCGGTCCCCGAGGATCTCCCTGGCCTGCCGGATCTGACCGGCGTCGGCGTTGGAGATCCCGGCGAGCCGGACCGTACCGTCGTCGAGGAGCTCGCGCAGGGCGCCGAGCGAGTCCGCGTACGGGACCGCCGGGTCCGGCTTGTGCAGCTGGTAGAGGCCGATGGCTTCGGTGCCGAGCCGCCGCAGCGACTCCTTCGCTGCCCGCTTCAGATGCTCCGGCCGCCCGTCGACGCTCCAGTCCCCGTCGTCGGTGCGCCCGCGCCCGCCCTTGGTGGCGACGAGGACGCCGTCCGTGTCACCGCCGTACGAGGCGAGGGCGCGGGCGAGGAGCAGCTCGTTGTGACCGGGCTCGCCGCCGGGGGCGTAGTACGAGTCGGCGGTGTCGAGCAGGGTCATCCCCGCGTCGAGCGCCGCGTGGACGGTGGCGAGGGCGCGCGCCTCGTCGGGCCGCCCTTCGATGGACAGGGGCATGGCGCCGTACCCGATGGCGCCGACCTTCACGTCTCCAAGTGTGCGGTACCGCATGTCAGTTGCTCCCCTTGAGCGTCTCGGCCACGGCGTCCGTGAGCCAGTCCCCGGTGTGCGAGAAGGTGAACCCGAGCCGCTCGGCGCGGGTGTTGTCCATGCCGTACGAGCGCCGGAAGGAGAACGGCGAGACCTCTCCGACCTCCACCGCCCGGTACCGCGCGGGCCCGCCGCCGATCGCGGCCACGATGTCCTCGGTGGTGAGCGGCCCGTGCGAGGCGGCGTTCACGGGCCCGGTGAAGTCCTGCCCCGCCGTCCAGAAGAGGAAGTCGGCGATCTCGTCGACG
Protein-coding sequences here:
- a CDS encoding aldo/keto reductase, with protein sequence MRYRTLGDVKVGAIGYGAMPLSIEGRPDEARALATVHAALDAGMTLLDTADSYYAPGGEPGHNELLLARALASYGGDTDGVLVATKGGRGRTDDGDWSVDGRPEHLKRAAKESLRRLGTEAIGLYQLHKPDPAVPYADSLGALRELLDDGTVRLAGISNADAGQIRQAREILGDRLVAVQNRYSPAVRDAEPELRLTAELGIAFLPWSPLGGISRSSLDGASAIAADSSYDGFHAVARVRGVSPQQIALAWLLDRFPNVIPIPGGSRPESVRDSAAAADLVLTDEERALLP